The following coding sequences are from one Panthera leo isolate Ple1 chromosome E1, P.leo_Ple1_pat1.1, whole genome shotgun sequence window:
- the METTL2A gene encoding tRNA N(3)-methylcytidine methyltransferase METTL2A isoform X1, giving the protein MAGPYTECAPAAVGQKRQQFGSRFLSDPARVFHHNAWDNVEWSEEQAAAAERKVRENSTQRVCQEKQVDYEINAHKYWNDFYKIHENGFFKDRHWLFTEFPELAPGQSQDHLEDLPSDKRSEAPECRTSEDGPGLKIEQHKCSSNSLEREAQTAPVGENVTQKFSHLEICADEFPGSSATYRILEVGCGVGNTVFPILQTNNDPGLFVYCCDFSSTAIELVQTNSAYDPCRCFAFVHDLCDEDQSYPVPTSSLDIIILIFVLSAVVPDKMQKAINRLSRLLKPGGMMLLRDYGRHDMAQLRFKKGQCLSENFYVRGDGTRVYFFTQDELDTLFTTAGLEKVQNLVDRRLQVNRGKQLTMYRVWIQCKYRKPLLSSAGSVAPAPDA; this is encoded by the exons ATGGCTGGTCCCTACACCGAGTGCGCGCCCGCTGCCGTCGGCCAGAAGAGGCAGCAGTTTGGGAGCCGGTTCCTGAGCGATCCGGCGCGCGTCTTCCACCATAATGCCTG GGACAATGTTGAGTGGTCGGAAGAGCAGGCCGCGGCGGCGGAGAGGAAAGTCCGGGAGAACAGTACCCAGCGAGTGTGCCAGGAGAAGCAAG TTGATTATGAAATAAATGCCCACAAATATTGGAATGACTTCTACAAAATCCACGAAAACGGGTTTTTCAAGGATAGACACTGGCTTTTTACCGAATTCCCAGAGCTGGCACCAGGCCAAAGCCAAGATCACTTGGAGGATTTGCCCTCCGACAAGAGGAGTGAAGCACCTGAATGTAGGACCAGTGAGGATGGACCtggtttaaaaatagaacagcaCAAGTGTTCTTCAAATAGTCTTGAACGTGAAGCACAGACAGCTCCTGTGGGAGAAAATGTAACTCAGAAATTCAGTCACCTGGAAATCTGTGCTGATGAGTTCCCTGGATCCTCAGCCACCTACCGAATACTCGAG GTTGGTTGTGGTGTGGGAAACACAGTCTTTCCGATTTTACAAACTAACAA TGATCCAGGACTCTTTGTTTACTGTTGTGATTTTTCTTCCACAGCTATAGAACTGGTCCAG ACAAATTCAGCATATGATCCCTGCCGGTGTTTTGCCTTTGTTCACGATCTGTGTGATGAAGATCAGAGTTACCCAGTGCCCACGAGTAGTCTTGATATCATCATCCTCATATTTGTTCTTTCTGCAGTTGTGCCAGACAA GATGCAGAAGGCTATCAACAGGCTGAGCAGGCTTCTGAAGCCCGGAGGGATGATGCTTCTGCGAGATTATGGCCGCCACGACATGGCTCAGCTTCGATTTAAAAAAG GTCAGTGTCTGTCTGAAAATTTCTACGTGAGAGGCGATGGTACTAGAGTTTACTTCTTCACACAAG ATGAGCTGGATACACTTTTCACTACGGCTGGACTGGAAAAGGTTCAGAACCTGGTGGATCGCCGATTGCAAGTGAACCGAGGGAAACAGCTGACCATGTACCGAGTCTGGATTCAGTGCAAATACCGCAAGCCTCTTCTGTCCAGCGCTGGCTCAGTGGCACCTGCTCCTGACGCGTGA
- the METTL2A gene encoding tRNA N(3)-methylcytidine methyltransferase METTL2A isoform X2 — MPGTMLSGRKSRPRRRRGKSGRTVPSECARRSKVRPVDYEINAHKYWNDFYKIHENGFFKDRHWLFTEFPELAPGQSQDHLEDLPSDKRSEAPECRTSEDGPGLKIEQHKCSSNSLEREAQTAPVGENVTQKFSHLEICADEFPGSSATYRILEVGCGVGNTVFPILQTNNDPGLFVYCCDFSSTAIELVQTNSAYDPCRCFAFVHDLCDEDQSYPVPTSSLDIIILIFVLSAVVPDKMQKAINRLSRLLKPGGMMLLRDYGRHDMAQLRFKKGQCLSENFYVRGDGTRVYFFTQDELDTLFTTAGLEKVQNLVDRRLQVNRGKQLTMYRVWIQCKYRKPLLSSAGSVAPAPDA, encoded by the exons ATGCCTG GGACAATGTTGAGTGGTCGGAAGAGCAGGCCGCGGCGGCGGAGAGGAAAGTCCGGGAGAACAGTACCCAGCGAGTGTGCCAGGAGAAGCAAGGTGCGCCCAG TTGATTATGAAATAAATGCCCACAAATATTGGAATGACTTCTACAAAATCCACGAAAACGGGTTTTTCAAGGATAGACACTGGCTTTTTACCGAATTCCCAGAGCTGGCACCAGGCCAAAGCCAAGATCACTTGGAGGATTTGCCCTCCGACAAGAGGAGTGAAGCACCTGAATGTAGGACCAGTGAGGATGGACCtggtttaaaaatagaacagcaCAAGTGTTCTTCAAATAGTCTTGAACGTGAAGCACAGACAGCTCCTGTGGGAGAAAATGTAACTCAGAAATTCAGTCACCTGGAAATCTGTGCTGATGAGTTCCCTGGATCCTCAGCCACCTACCGAATACTCGAG GTTGGTTGTGGTGTGGGAAACACAGTCTTTCCGATTTTACAAACTAACAA TGATCCAGGACTCTTTGTTTACTGTTGTGATTTTTCTTCCACAGCTATAGAACTGGTCCAG ACAAATTCAGCATATGATCCCTGCCGGTGTTTTGCCTTTGTTCACGATCTGTGTGATGAAGATCAGAGTTACCCAGTGCCCACGAGTAGTCTTGATATCATCATCCTCATATTTGTTCTTTCTGCAGTTGTGCCAGACAA GATGCAGAAGGCTATCAACAGGCTGAGCAGGCTTCTGAAGCCCGGAGGGATGATGCTTCTGCGAGATTATGGCCGCCACGACATGGCTCAGCTTCGATTTAAAAAAG GTCAGTGTCTGTCTGAAAATTTCTACGTGAGAGGCGATGGTACTAGAGTTTACTTCTTCACACAAG ATGAGCTGGATACACTTTTCACTACGGCTGGACTGGAAAAGGTTCAGAACCTGGTGGATCGCCGATTGCAAGTGAACCGAGGGAAACAGCTGACCATGTACCGAGTCTGGATTCAGTGCAAATACCGCAAGCCTCTTCTGTCCAGCGCTGGCTCAGTGGCACCTGCTCCTGACGCGTGA